Proteins from a genomic interval of Luteibacter pinisoli:
- a CDS encoding pilin gives MIARRTVLLTAAISAALGLVACHKKDEAAKADPHAVAAAQAALSSPAWLRQHLPAQTVAYVRIPSPWGMLNAVPNGRPLDAALSTKAHLDAIARIRDGIARDKLLADLKAAPVVNLLLGDLRSPVEVALIDPVGIPSPASRAVMTAALDFASIDALNARLASLGGEQPLLAAPLDAQGNGRLAGGMGTVHYDLAQHRLWISGTLRSAGAEAAEENTALAALITDINKASASTAPALLTSLESRIDTSGEGFFGWITVRGVGAVAAAQTGDSPLGKLPADFASKADAIAFGAGTVHGRGQFQLLVHSPQARLLQYVAPSSFSPTVKSVGEPHWALTIASPTAETWKTFEGNLNLDFGPDGAKKFHEGVAHFARRFHFDPERYLAWFGPETVAFSDDAGLFYATRVRDWKAWHAFIEENKPNGWATGTATVDGTDVHWLQVPGQSAADLPANTPPAMRGFMQMVDRFGGRSWWTEEGDWAVFAKVPQALSDRAAAKPDTSLDEWFKARAYPGERTVLGFTATTHGAQRDAYYLYLSLLQFIGGATGSNPDISTLPSAHTLGLPDKGVVGAGVEADKDTLGLSVTYEQSPVELVGTGSSGLAAVAVTAIVAAVAIPQYQEYMIRADVQHGLDGLEPVKAAVAQRRLASGRFPANNAAAGLGAPESLGNDYLGSIEIGPGGEITATFDSTPPHKANAKLAGGQVVLTPEVTGKAIAWRCSAEGIQEKDLPEACRDAPIEP, from the coding sequence ATGATTGCCCGTCGTACCGTGCTGCTCACCGCAGCCATTTCCGCCGCGCTGGGCCTCGTGGCCTGCCATAAGAAAGACGAAGCCGCCAAGGCGGATCCGCACGCCGTCGCCGCCGCCCAGGCCGCGTTGTCGTCGCCGGCCTGGCTGCGCCAGCACCTGCCGGCCCAGACGGTCGCCTACGTTCGCATCCCGTCGCCCTGGGGCATGCTCAACGCTGTGCCCAATGGCCGGCCGCTCGATGCCGCGTTGTCGACCAAGGCGCATCTCGATGCCATCGCACGGATCCGTGACGGCATCGCCAGGGACAAACTGCTGGCCGACCTGAAGGCCGCGCCGGTGGTGAACCTGCTGCTCGGCGACCTGCGTTCGCCCGTGGAAGTCGCGCTGATCGACCCGGTGGGCATTCCCTCGCCCGCGTCGCGCGCCGTGATGACGGCAGCGCTCGACTTCGCCTCCATCGACGCCCTCAACGCGCGCCTGGCCAGCCTCGGCGGTGAGCAGCCATTACTCGCCGCGCCGCTCGATGCCCAGGGCAACGGCCGCCTCGCAGGCGGCATGGGTACCGTGCATTACGACCTCGCCCAGCATCGCCTGTGGATCAGCGGCACCCTGCGCAGCGCGGGAGCGGAGGCGGCGGAGGAAAACACCGCGCTCGCCGCGCTCATCACCGATATCAACAAGGCGAGCGCCAGCACGGCACCGGCCCTGCTGACCTCGCTGGAATCGCGCATCGATACCTCGGGCGAAGGCTTCTTCGGCTGGATTACCGTACGTGGCGTGGGCGCCGTGGCCGCCGCCCAGACCGGCGACTCGCCGCTGGGCAAGCTGCCGGCCGATTTCGCCTCCAAGGCGGATGCCATCGCCTTCGGCGCCGGTACGGTCCATGGCCGCGGCCAGTTCCAGTTACTGGTGCATTCGCCGCAGGCACGCCTGCTGCAGTACGTCGCGCCCAGCTCGTTCTCGCCCACGGTGAAATCCGTCGGCGAGCCGCATTGGGCGCTCACCATCGCCTCGCCCACCGCCGAGACCTGGAAGACGTTCGAGGGCAACCTCAACCTCGACTTCGGGCCGGACGGCGCGAAGAAGTTCCACGAAGGCGTGGCGCACTTCGCCAGACGCTTTCATTTCGATCCGGAACGCTACCTGGCGTGGTTTGGCCCCGAGACCGTGGCCTTCTCCGATGATGCCGGCCTGTTCTACGCCACCCGCGTCCGCGACTGGAAGGCCTGGCACGCGTTCATCGAAGAGAACAAGCCGAACGGCTGGGCCACGGGCACGGCGACGGTCGACGGCACCGACGTCCATTGGCTGCAGGTGCCAGGCCAGTCCGCCGCGGACCTGCCGGCCAACACCCCGCCGGCCATGCGCGGCTTCATGCAGATGGTCGACCGCTTTGGCGGCCGCAGCTGGTGGACCGAGGAAGGTGACTGGGCGGTGTTCGCGAAGGTGCCGCAGGCCCTCTCCGACCGTGCCGCTGCCAAGCCGGATACCTCGCTGGATGAGTGGTTCAAGGCCCGCGCCTACCCGGGCGAGCGGACGGTGCTCGGCTTCACGGCCACCACCCACGGTGCCCAGCGCGATGCGTACTACCTGTACCTGTCGCTGCTGCAGTTCATCGGCGGTGCCACGGGCTCCAACCCGGATATCAGCACCCTGCCCTCGGCCCACACGCTTGGCCTGCCGGACAAGGGCGTCGTCGGCGCTGGGGTCGAAGCCGACAAGGACACCCTGGGCCTGTCCGTCACCTACGAGCAGTCGCCCGTCGAGCTGGTCGGCACGGGCAGCAGCGGCCTCGCTGCCGTGGCGGTCACCGCCATCGTGGCGGCCGTGGCGATCCCGCAGTACCAGGAGTACATGATCCGGGCCGACGTCCAGCACGGTCTCGACGGCCTGGAGCCGGTCAAGGCCGCCGTGGCCCAGCGCCGCCTGGCCTCCGGCCGTTTCCCGGCCAATAACGCCGCTGCCGGCCTCGGCGCCCCGGAGAGCCTGGGCAACGACTACCTCGGCAGCATCGAGATCGGCCCGGGCGGCGAGATCACGGCGACCTTCGACAGCACCCCGCCGCACAAGGCCAACGCCAAGCTCGCCGGGGGCCAGGTCGTGCTGACGCCCGAGGTCACGGGCAAGGCCATTGCGTGGCGTTGCTCGGCCGAAGGCATCCAGGAAAAGGACCTTCCGGAGGCCTGCCGGGACGCTCCGATCGAGCCCTGA
- a CDS encoding 3-hydroxybutyrate oligomer hydrolase family protein has protein sequence MTDAFDPVRITDHRGADDLLSAGLGLRKLSGGLSAFVNPLAPTPAELRRRAIQSSWRGIADLGPLGGFGSVYGAVPDVPGREFTAFAWLPGARQPHRVLAQVPDAFDREKRCLVVSASSGSRGIYGAIGLAGAWGLPRGCAVAYTDKGTGAGYFDTADRTGVALDGMRVRAGEAALEFEPTGAPTDAGIATKHAHSGDHPEADWGRHVLQAARFGLAMLDRAFPEEAPFTPQNTRIIATGISNGGGAVLRAAGDDVDGILSAVVALEPNIHVPGHGRPFYDYATEAAVLLPAALAAPDFDGVPFARAGVVMPPAWALRGAALGAHGRLRGFTPQAQASEALAMLRASGWRDEALKVAASSAALDLWRSVSVAYASSYLRRGPGDMPCGFSYRVQHPAGVATPADAMLRVAWWADGSGVPPHAGITLMGGTDLSLDPTLAGCLCLRDLWTGSGADAVAVGEAVAATSAALPREGLPVFVVHGTEDGLIPVAFSSEPYVDWLRASGRSPVFWNVPHAQHFDAFLAFPDFGDRHVPLLPFGYAALDRAWEHLATGRALPEDALVRDAQPRGPGVLTARTLGLPPG, from the coding sequence GTGACCGATGCGTTTGACCCGGTGCGAATCACCGACCATCGCGGTGCCGACGACCTGCTCAGTGCGGGCCTCGGTCTGCGCAAGCTGTCCGGTGGATTGAGCGCGTTCGTGAATCCGCTCGCGCCGACGCCTGCGGAACTGCGCAGGCGGGCGATCCAGAGCAGCTGGCGGGGGATTGCCGATCTCGGTCCGCTGGGCGGCTTTGGCAGTGTCTACGGCGCGGTGCCGGATGTGCCAGGGCGCGAGTTCACCGCCTTCGCCTGGTTGCCCGGCGCGCGCCAGCCCCACCGCGTGCTCGCGCAGGTACCGGATGCCTTTGATCGCGAAAAACGCTGCCTGGTGGTGTCGGCGTCGTCCGGATCACGCGGTATCTATGGCGCGATCGGGCTGGCGGGTGCGTGGGGTTTGCCGCGTGGCTGCGCCGTGGCCTACACCGACAAGGGCACGGGCGCGGGCTATTTCGACACGGCTGACAGGACCGGCGTCGCCCTCGACGGCATGCGCGTTAGGGCAGGCGAGGCGGCGCTGGAATTCGAGCCCACGGGTGCCCCGACTGATGCGGGTATCGCGACGAAGCATGCCCACTCGGGAGATCACCCCGAGGCGGACTGGGGGCGCCATGTCCTGCAGGCCGCACGCTTCGGCCTGGCGATGCTGGATCGCGCCTTTCCGGAGGAGGCGCCGTTCACGCCGCAGAACACGCGCATCATCGCCACCGGCATTTCAAACGGCGGCGGTGCCGTGTTGCGGGCAGCGGGCGATGACGTCGACGGGATCCTCTCCGCGGTGGTTGCCCTGGAACCGAATATCCACGTGCCGGGGCACGGCCGGCCGTTTTACGACTACGCGACGGAAGCGGCGGTTCTGCTGCCTGCCGCGCTGGCCGCTCCCGACTTCGATGGCGTGCCGTTCGCGCGGGCGGGCGTCGTCATGCCGCCGGCGTGGGCGCTGCGCGGCGCCGCGCTGGGCGCGCACGGCCGGCTGCGCGGATTCACGCCCCAGGCGCAGGCCTCGGAGGCGCTGGCGATGCTTCGCGCCTCGGGTTGGCGTGACGAGGCCTTGAAGGTGGCTGCGTCGTCGGCGGCGCTGGACCTCTGGCGCTCGGTCTCCGTGGCCTATGCTTCGTCCTACCTGAGGCGGGGGCCGGGCGACATGCCGTGCGGCTTCTCGTACCGCGTCCAGCACCCGGCTGGTGTGGCGACACCCGCCGACGCCATGCTCCGTGTCGCGTGGTGGGCCGATGGCTCCGGTGTGCCGCCGCACGCGGGCATCACCCTGATGGGCGGCACGGACCTGTCGCTGGACCCGACCTTGGCCGGTTGCCTGTGCCTGCGGGACTTGTGGACAGGGAGCGGGGCGGATGCGGTGGCGGTGGGCGAGGCCGTGGCGGCGACGTCGGCGGCCCTTCCGCGGGAGGGTCTGCCTGTGTTCGTGGTCCACGGCACCGAAGACGGCCTGATCCCCGTCGCATTCAGCTCCGAACCCTACGTCGACTGGCTCCGCGCCTCGGGCCGCTCCCCGGTATTCTGGAACGTCCCCCACGCCCAGCACTTCGATGCCTTCCTGGCCTTCCCGGATTTTGGCGACCGCCACGTGCCCCTGCTGCCGTTCGGCTATGCCGCCCTGGACCGCGCCTGGGAGCACCTGGCGACGGGCAGGGCGCTGCCTGAGGACGCGCTGGTGCGGGATGCCCAGCCCCGTGGGCCCGGGGTACTCACCGCCAGGACCCTTGGCCTGCCGCCCGGATAA
- a CDS encoding peptidylprolyl isomerase yields the protein MTINVTMKTNKGDLHLRLHDDKTPVTVANFVNLAKRGYYDGLSFHRVIADFMVQGGCPEGSGRGGPGYKFGDEFDASLKHDKPGILSMANAGPGTNGSQFFITHGPTPWLDGKHSVFGEVVGPADQAVVDAIRQDDTIEKVEVSGDVDALLEKQAAQVAKWNEVLDAR from the coding sequence ATGACCATCAATGTCACCATGAAGACCAACAAGGGCGACCTCCACCTGCGCCTGCACGACGACAAGACCCCGGTTACCGTGGCCAACTTCGTGAACCTGGCCAAGCGTGGTTACTACGACGGTCTGTCGTTCCACCGCGTCATTGCGGACTTCATGGTCCAGGGCGGCTGCCCCGAGGGTTCGGGCCGTGGCGGCCCGGGCTACAAGTTCGGCGACGAGTTCGACGCCAGCCTGAAGCACGACAAGCCGGGCATCCTGTCCATGGCCAACGCCGGCCCGGGCACCAACGGCTCGCAGTTCTTCATCACCCACGGCCCGACCCCGTGGCTGGACGGCAAGCACAGCGTCTTCGGTGAAGTGGTGGGCCCGGCCGACCAGGCCGTGGTGGACGCCATCCGCCAGGACGACACCATCGAGAAGGTGGAAGTCAGCGGCGACGTGGACGCCCTGCTCGAGAAGCAGGCCGCCCAGGTGGCCAAGTGGAACGAGGTGCTGGACGCTCGCTGA
- a CDS encoding aminotransferase class I/II-fold pyridoxal phosphate-dependent enzyme — MPQLATRMGRAKPSAIMVIAEKAKRLKAEGRDIVSFSIGVPNFLPGEHVYAAAREALAKDSGQYGSNRGADALVDAFLKHIEALGLTGYGRENVSTGVGAKQILYNLAEALLDEGDEIAFPAPYWTSYLDIAEIVGAKINILPCPPEQHYKLTPAQLEEALKRKPRVFLFNNPSNPTGMVYTRDEIAALADVIVNYPDTWVITDDIYNTMVFDGVSYHNFVHVRPELKSRVIFVDSLSKTYGMPGWRVGFIAAPAEVAKAVTTLNSNHITSLPEVVTAAAVAALAGPQDVPAQKCVEFAAKRDRVYNALVSIPGVVCPRPQGAFYAFPDISVAFGKQHNGVAISDDVSFCAALLEAKGVACVPGSAFGEPRALRISYSCPDEALDKGMARIVEFFAELT, encoded by the coding sequence ATGCCGCAGCTCGCCACGCGAATGGGTCGCGCCAAGCCCAGTGCGATCATGGTTATTGCCGAGAAGGCCAAGCGCCTGAAAGCCGAGGGGCGAGACATTGTCAGCTTCTCGATCGGCGTCCCCAATTTCCTCCCCGGCGAGCACGTCTACGCCGCCGCCCGCGAGGCGCTGGCGAAGGATTCCGGCCAGTACGGCAGCAACCGCGGTGCGGATGCCCTGGTCGATGCCTTCCTGAAGCACATCGAGGCCCTGGGCCTGACCGGCTACGGCCGCGAGAACGTCAGCACCGGCGTGGGCGCCAAGCAGATTCTCTACAACCTGGCCGAGGCCCTGCTGGACGAAGGCGACGAGATCGCGTTCCCGGCTCCGTACTGGACCAGCTACCTCGACATCGCCGAGATCGTCGGCGCGAAGATCAACATCCTGCCGTGCCCGCCCGAGCAGCACTACAAGCTCACCCCGGCGCAGCTGGAAGAGGCCCTGAAGCGCAAGCCGCGCGTGTTCCTCTTCAACAACCCCTCCAACCCCACCGGCATGGTCTACACGCGCGATGAAATCGCCGCGCTGGCCGATGTCATCGTGAACTACCCGGATACCTGGGTGATCACCGACGACATCTACAACACCATGGTGTTCGACGGCGTGAGTTACCACAACTTCGTGCACGTCCGCCCGGAACTGAAGAGCCGCGTGATCTTCGTCGATTCGCTGTCGAAGACCTACGGCATGCCGGGCTGGCGCGTGGGCTTCATCGCCGCGCCCGCCGAAGTGGCCAAGGCCGTCACCACGCTCAATTCGAACCACATCACCAGCCTGCCGGAAGTCGTCACGGCCGCCGCCGTGGCCGCACTGGCCGGCCCGCAGGATGTGCCGGCGCAGAAGTGCGTCGAGTTCGCCGCCAAGCGCGACCGCGTGTACAACGCGCTGGTGTCGATCCCGGGCGTGGTCTGCCCGCGTCCACAGGGCGCGTTCTACGCGTTCCCGGATATCTCCGTGGCCTTCGGCAAGCAGCACAACGGCGTCGCCATCAGCGATGACGTCAGCTTCTGCGCCGCGCTGCTGGAAGCCAAGGGCGTGGCCTGCGTGCCGGGCTCGGCGTTCGGCGAGCCGCGCGCGCTGCGCATTTCCTATTCCTGCCCGGATGAGGCGCTCGACAAGGGCATGGCCCGCATCGTCGAGTTCTTCGCCGAGCTCACCTGA
- a CDS encoding malate dehydrogenase, with amino-acid sequence MKAPVRVAVTGAAGQIGYALLFRIAAGDMLGPDQPVILHLLEITPALPTLQGVVMELNDCAFPTLAGVVATDDVNVAFKDVDYALLVGARPRGPGMERKDLLEANGAIFGPQGKALNDHAKRDVRVLVVGNPANTNALIAQQNAPDLDPKCFTAMVRLDHNRALSQLAEKTGTHSTDIKKLTIWGNHSSTQYPDLHTTTVKGKPALEQVDQAWYEGDFIPTVQQRGAAIIKARGASSAASAASAAIDHMRDWTLGTAEGDWVSMGIPSDGSYGIEPGVIFGYPVTVKDGKYAIVQGLAINAFSQARIDATNKELREERAGVEHLFAKN; translated from the coding sequence ATGAAAGCACCCGTTCGCGTTGCCGTTACCGGCGCAGCCGGCCAGATCGGCTATGCCCTCCTGTTCCGTATCGCCGCTGGCGACATGCTGGGCCCGGACCAGCCGGTGATCCTGCACCTGCTCGAAATCACCCCGGCGCTGCCGACCCTGCAGGGTGTGGTGATGGAGCTCAACGATTGCGCGTTCCCGACGCTGGCTGGCGTGGTCGCCACCGATGACGTGAACGTCGCCTTCAAGGACGTGGATTACGCCCTGCTTGTCGGCGCGCGTCCGCGCGGCCCGGGCATGGAGCGCAAGGACCTGCTCGAAGCCAACGGCGCCATCTTCGGCCCGCAGGGCAAGGCCCTGAACGACCACGCCAAGCGCGACGTGCGCGTGCTGGTGGTCGGCAACCCGGCCAACACCAATGCGCTGATCGCCCAGCAGAACGCCCCGGACCTGGATCCGAAGTGCTTCACCGCGATGGTCCGCCTGGACCACAACCGCGCGCTGTCGCAGCTGGCCGAGAAGACCGGCACGCATTCGACCGACATCAAGAAGCTCACCATCTGGGGCAACCACAGCTCCACCCAGTACCCGGACCTGCACACGACCACGGTCAAGGGCAAGCCGGCGCTGGAGCAGGTCGACCAGGCCTGGTACGAGGGCGACTTCATCCCGACCGTGCAGCAGCGCGGCGCGGCCATCATCAAGGCCCGTGGCGCCTCGTCGGCCGCGTCGGCTGCGTCGGCCGCCATCGACCACATGCGTGACTGGACCCTGGGCACCGCCGAGGGCGACTGGGTCTCGATGGGTATCCCGTCGGACGGTTCGTACGGCATCGAGCCGGGCGTGATCTTCGGCTACCCGGTAACGGTGAAGGACGGCAAGTACGCGATCGTGCAGGGCCTGGCGATCAACGCGTTCTCGCAGGCGCGCATCGACGCCACCAACAAGGAACTGCGCGAAGAGCGCGCTGGCGTGGAGCACCTTTTCGCCAAGAACTAA
- a CDS encoding cation diffusion facilitator family transporter: MAAEKTFVVYVALAANLGIAVAKFIAAGLTGSAAMLSEGVHSLVDSVNEVLLLYGLRRSRKPPDRHHPLGYGRELYFWSFIVALLVLALGAGFSLYEGVNHIIAPDPLRDPTANYIVLAIAAVFEGSSWYLSLKSVQRRKGRMGYFEAFRGSKDPTTFTVLFEDSAALLGLAIAGLGVYLSHALHEPRLDGWASIGIAVVLALASALLARESKALLIGEAATPHLLEKVCAITSKVQGVRRVNGMLTLQLGPDQVLVAVSTEFEDNLTTGAIEDCVRRMEAATRDAKLPIVALFVKPQTPEQWKARVARQDHPLEDPNNDWNTL; the protein is encoded by the coding sequence ATGGCTGCTGAAAAGACCTTCGTCGTCTACGTGGCCCTTGCGGCCAACCTTGGCATCGCCGTGGCCAAGTTCATCGCCGCCGGGCTGACGGGCAGTGCCGCCATGTTGTCGGAGGGCGTGCACTCGCTGGTCGATAGCGTCAACGAGGTGCTGCTGCTCTACGGCCTGCGCCGTTCGCGCAAGCCCCCCGACCGCCACCACCCGCTGGGCTACGGGCGCGAGCTGTACTTCTGGAGTTTCATCGTGGCGCTGCTGGTGCTGGCGCTGGGTGCCGGCTTCTCGCTGTACGAGGGCGTCAACCACATCATCGCGCCCGACCCGCTGCGCGATCCCACCGCCAACTACATCGTGCTGGCGATCGCCGCGGTCTTCGAAGGCAGCTCGTGGTACCTGTCGCTGAAGAGCGTGCAGCGCCGCAAGGGCCGCATGGGGTACTTCGAGGCGTTTCGCGGCAGCAAGGATCCCACGACGTTCACCGTGCTCTTCGAAGATAGCGCCGCGCTGCTCGGCCTTGCCATCGCCGGCCTGGGCGTTTATCTATCGCACGCCTTGCATGAGCCCCGGCTCGACGGCTGGGCCTCGATCGGCATTGCCGTTGTCCTCGCCCTGGCCTCGGCGCTGCTGGCGCGTGAAAGCAAGGCGCTGTTGATCGGCGAGGCGGCGACGCCGCACCTGCTGGAAAAAGTGTGCGCAATCACGTCGAAGGTGCAGGGCGTGCGCCGCGTGAACGGCATGCTGACCCTGCAACTGGGGCCGGACCAGGTATTGGTCGCGGTATCCACCGAATTCGAGGACAACCTGACCACCGGGGCGATCGAGGATTGCGTGCGGCGCATGGAGGCCGCGACCCGCGACGCGAAGCTGCCGATCGTGGCGCTGTTCGTGAAGCCGCAGACACCCGAGCAATGGAAGGCGAGGGTAGCGCGACAGGACCACCCCCTCGAAGACCCAAACAACGACTGGAACACCTTGTAG
- the gnd gene encoding phosphogluconate dehydrogenase (NAD(+)-dependent, decarboxylating), whose protein sequence is MKIGLIGLGRMGGNIARRLMRDGHETVVYDVSADARATLAKDGSQAVDSVEALVQALPSPKAVWVMLPAGEITEATVQQLAGLMGKDDIIIDGGNTFYKDDARRGKELAQKGIHYVDVGTSGGVWGLDRGYCMMIGGDKPTVDHLDPIFKTLAPGAGDIPRTEDRDGRDPRVEQGYMHAGPAGAGHFVKMIHNGIEYGMMQSFAEGFDILKNRNADFLPEHERYDLDMADIAEVWRRGSVVSSWLLDLTASALAKGSELDNYSGYVNDSGEGRWTVNAAIEEAVPAEVLTSALFARFRSRQDHTYAERLLSAMRMGFGGHVEGRGKPPKEGEHS, encoded by the coding sequence ATGAAAATCGGTTTGATTGGTCTGGGCCGCATGGGCGGCAACATCGCCCGCCGCCTTATGAGGGACGGCCACGAGACCGTCGTTTATGACGTGAGCGCCGATGCCCGCGCCACGCTGGCAAAGGACGGCAGCCAGGCTGTCGATTCCGTCGAAGCCCTGGTCCAGGCCCTGCCCTCGCCCAAGGCCGTGTGGGTGATGCTGCCCGCCGGTGAAATCACCGAAGCCACGGTCCAGCAGCTGGCTGGCCTGATGGGCAAGGACGACATCATCATCGACGGCGGCAACACGTTCTATAAGGACGACGCACGCCGCGGCAAGGAACTGGCCCAGAAGGGTATCCACTACGTGGACGTCGGCACCTCCGGCGGCGTGTGGGGCCTGGATCGCGGCTACTGCATGATGATCGGCGGCGACAAGCCGACCGTCGACCACCTCGATCCGATCTTCAAGACCCTGGCCCCGGGCGCTGGCGACATCCCGCGCACGGAAGACCGCGATGGCCGTGACCCGCGCGTCGAGCAGGGCTACATGCATGCCGGCCCCGCCGGCGCCGGTCATTTCGTCAAGATGATCCACAACGGCATCGAGTACGGGATGATGCAGTCGTTCGCGGAAGGCTTCGACATCCTGAAGAACCGCAACGCGGACTTCCTTCCGGAACACGAGCGCTACGACCTCGACATGGCCGACATCGCCGAAGTCTGGCGTCGCGGCAGCGTCGTGTCGTCGTGGCTGCTCGACCTGACCGCTAGCGCGCTGGCGAAGGGTTCGGAGCTGGACAACTATTCCGGCTACGTCAACGATTCGGGCGAAGGCCGCTGGACCGTCAACGCGGCCATCGAAGAAGCCGTGCCGGCCGAAGTGCTCACGTCTGCGCTTTTTGCACGCTTCCGTTCGCGTCAGGACCACACCTACGCCGAGCGCCTGCTCTCGGCGATGCGAATGGGCTTTGGCGGTCACGTCGAAGGCCGTGGCAAGCCGCCGAAGGAAGGCGAGCACTCGTAA
- a CDS encoding glutathione S-transferase family protein: protein MGLLVDGRWTETGYDTGKSGGRFERETSRFRHWVTADGAPGPTGEGGFKAEPGRYHLYVARACPWAHRTTIFRALKGLDAMIGLSVTHWLMGPQGWTFEAGDGVVPDDVNGVQYIHQLYQLADAAVSGRATVPVLWDKERRTIVSNESADIIRMFNSAFDGVGAHRGDYYPEALRGEIDAFNERIYDTLNNGVYKAGFASTQEAYEEALRPLFATLDWLELHLAEHRYLCGDHLTEADWRLFTTLLRFDIAYHGHFKCNIRRIVDYPALWAYTRALYQAPGIHETVDFGHIKKHYYLSHPWLDPTGIVPLGPDIDFEAPP, encoded by the coding sequence ATGGGACTGCTGGTTGACGGGCGCTGGACCGAAACGGGCTACGACACGGGCAAGAGCGGCGGCCGCTTCGAGCGGGAAACCTCGCGATTCCGCCACTGGGTGACCGCCGACGGCGCGCCCGGCCCCACCGGCGAAGGCGGCTTCAAGGCCGAACCGGGCCGCTACCACCTCTACGTTGCCCGGGCCTGCCCCTGGGCCCACCGCACCACGATCTTCCGGGCGCTCAAGGGCCTGGACGCGATGATCGGCCTTTCCGTCACCCACTGGCTGATGGGCCCGCAGGGCTGGACCTTCGAGGCCGGTGACGGCGTGGTGCCTGACGACGTCAATGGCGTGCAATACATCCACCAGCTTTACCAGCTGGCCGACGCCGCGGTGTCGGGCCGGGCCACGGTGCCGGTGCTATGGGACAAGGAGCGTCGCACCATCGTCAGCAACGAATCGGCCGACATCATCCGCATGTTCAACAGCGCGTTCGATGGCGTGGGCGCCCATCGTGGTGATTACTACCCTGAAGCGTTGCGCGGCGAGATCGATGCCTTCAACGAGCGGATCTACGACACGTTGAACAACGGTGTGTACAAGGCCGGCTTTGCCAGCACGCAGGAGGCTTACGAGGAGGCCCTGCGCCCGCTCTTCGCGACGCTGGACTGGCTGGAGCTGCACCTTGCCGAACATCGCTACCTGTGTGGCGACCACCTGACCGAAGCGGACTGGCGGCTGTTCACCACCCTGCTCCGCTTCGACATCGCGTACCACGGCCACTTCAAGTGCAATATCCGCCGGATCGTCGACTATCCGGCCCTATGGGCGTATACGCGCGCGCTTTATCAGGCGCCGGGCATCCACGAAACGGTCGACTTCGGGCACATCAAAAAGCACTATTACCTGAGCCATCCGTGGCTGGACCCCACGGGGATCGTTCCCCTCGGGCCGGATATCGACTTTGAGGCACCGCCCTGA